The Gemmatimonadota bacterium DH-78 region TCGAGCCGGAGAAGGTTGTCGAGTTGCTCGAGGGAGAGCGGGCCGAAGGTGTGGCCCACCCCGTCGGTGGCCGAGTACGACACCGCCAACAGATCCACGGGGCCGCGCCGACCCAGGTCGAGGGCGTCGAGCGCGTGTCGGGCGAGGGTCGTCACGGCCCGGTCGGTGGCCGGCGAGTCCTCGAGCCAGTCGCCCCACGCTCCCCGGTCCATCATGTCGACCTCCGTGAAGGAGTGGTGCGGAAGGGTGGTGTGAACGCCGTCGGCTTCGTACGGGGCCTCGTCGGGTCGCGCCCGATCACGGACCCCGTCCTCGCCCTGCCAGACCCAGACGGTGTCGCCCCACAGCGTCGGCGTCAGTTCGGCATTCGCGGACCGCACCCACTCCGGCAGCTCGTCGTGGTACCAGGTGCTCGTGGTGAAGCCGGCCACGCCGTCGGAGAGGGCGAGCCAGTAGGCGTCCTGCGCGGCGTGCCCGGTGAGTGGGATCGCCCCGCGGTCCTTGCGGGAGATGCCGATGACCCGGGCGTCGGCATCGAAGGAGCGGACCCAGTCCCCGAGTCCGTCGACCCGGATATTGGCCGGCGATCGGCCGGGCAGACCCGGGTCGGCGAGAATCGAGACGGCGGTGTCGGCCACGGCGTACCGCGACCGCCAGACGTCGCCCTCGACGTGCTCGTACCAGGAGTTCGCAGATACCCCGTGCGCGCGGGGAAAGCGCCCGGTCGCGATCGTGGTGTGCCCGGGCGCGGTGGCCGTCTCGGCGTGATCGTGCGTCGTGTTGGTGAACACGGCCCCGCCGTCGAGCAGACGACGGAATCCCCCGGTGAACAGATCGTCGTAGCGCGTCAGGAGATCGGAGCGGAGTTGGTCGACCACCACCACGACGCCGAGCCGTGCACCGTCCGGCGCGGAGCGGGCGGGGCCGGCCCGATCGACACCGGGATCGGCTTGGGGAGACCTCGCCTCGTCGCCCGCCCCGCAGGCGGAGAGGATGAGAGCGGCGAGAAGCGCCGGGATCGGGCGACGGGGGGCGGGCATGGGCGGGCAGGCGTGGGAGGGACGGGGCGCGGTGTGGTCGAATGTGTCGGGGGGCGCGCGGGGGAGCCAGTGGCGTGATCCCCTCGTGACCATCGCGCCGCGTTGACACCTCTCCGCCGGCGAGCCACGATTGCGGGCCCGCATGCCGCCCCCGCATCCCCGCCCCCATGCCCACTACCCCTTCCGACACCGAGGTGCGCACCGTGCTCACCCCGGCCATGCGCACGCTGGCCGTCCGGCGCCTCGCGGGAGGGTTCCTCACCCTCACCGGTGTCGTGCTGGTGGGGATGATCGGCTGGTTCGGCACCGGATGGCGGCTTCCGATCGGCTTGGGCGTCCTGCTCGGGGCACTGGCCTCGGCCGCCTCCCTGCTCGTGGTGGGGCAGCGCGCCGTGCGTCGCGCCTTCGGGCTCGCGCCGACGGGACTGTGGCGCCTCTCTGCGCTGGCTCGCGCCGTGCCCGGGACCTGGGCGCTCTGGGTGCTCGTGGTGCCCGGAGTGCTCGAGGGGCGCTCGGCCCTCGCGCGAGAGGCCTGGTTCGCCCTCGCGGTGTCGGGGGTGATCGGCCTTCTCGCCCTGCGCGTGTTGCTCGCCGCGCATCGGGTGGGCGAACTCGAGACGCTCGCCGACACCATGGTCGTGCCGACCGGCGAAGAGGGCGCGACCGATGGGGAGTAAGCTCGCGCGCACCGCCCTGGTCGCCCTCCTCTCGGCGGCGGTGCTCCTGTGGATCGTGCTTCCGATGCTCGACGCCATGGGCCGGATGCTCTTGATGCCCCCGTCGTACTTCCCCACGGCCCGCGGGCTGGTGGTGGCGCTGTGGTTGCTGGGGGTGGCCGCCACCTGGGCGTACCGCGCCCCGGATCCGCCGAAGAGTTGACTCCACGTCGGCCCCGCCGCCGCGGAGCCGCGCGCCGTCAGGCCGGTCCGTCCAACCGCTCCGCGCATCGGCGCACCACCTCGCCCGCCGGGAGCAGCGCGTCGATCCCGTCGACCGAGCGCCCGGCCTGCCAGTAGTCGTCGCGCCCACGGCCGATCGACGATCGCTTCAGCCGGGCGAGCGAGCGCAGGGCGTACCAGCTGCGCATCCAGTGGCGAGTCTT contains the following coding sequences:
- a CDS encoding alkaline phosphatase family protein codes for the protein MPAPRRPIPALLAALILSACGAGDEARSPQADPGVDRAGPARSAPDGARLGVVVVVDQLRSDLLTRYDDLFTGGFRRLLDGGAVFTNTTHDHAETATAPGHTTIATGRFPRAHGVSANSWYEHVEGDVWRSRYAVADTAVSILADPGLPGRSPANIRVDGLGDWVRSFDADARVIGISRKDRGAIPLTGHAAQDAYWLALSDGVAGFTTSTWYHDELPEWVRSANAELTPTLWGDTVWVWQGEDGVRDRARPDEAPYEADGVHTTLPHHSFTEVDMMDRGAWGDWLEDSPATDRAVTTLARHALDALDLGRRGPVDLLAVSYSATDGVGHTFGPLSLEQLDNLLRLDRELDMLMDALDRAVGENAWTLVLTADHGAADAPEWRVEQGRPGHRVTREERQAADGALAGVTRGDGGVAAAEALVAAGLAADAYPFERLRAGTSTDTLEQLFMNGFVEDRVPAFPGFEVAARMPEGWMDEEFGSTHGSPYHYDRWVPFIVYGPGAAAGVYPERASTVDIAPTLAALLGLPFPDDVDGIPRMR